Proteins encoded within one genomic window of Numenius arquata unplaced genomic scaffold, bNumArq3.hap1.1 HAP1_SCAFFOLD_589, whole genome shotgun sequence:
- the PSRC1 gene encoding proline/serine-rich coiled-coil protein 1 yields the protein MAEERDVRFVTEESFDFGFLSPSDSREEDDDDEEKDEAGGASGRWSPLSGARLEEMVREATRLAAQLESCHLPPPGGPRSPRSPRSPRSPRRQTFVVKDSPVRALLPTVETPTPPRVVPAATNVPGTRKVSPSCHPTAAPKGPPGTRVPPTSRVAPPSRLYPPQGQGAGARGKSEPPRAGTAGQPKARGGAGPVPPTTRQPRARATTVPVPSSRPSAPSAIPRAPTRTPAGGAPASRGGGATRGGPPTAGSGCKPGPPPSRIRPPRKTAVSSTPR from the exons ATGGCCGAGGAGAGAG atgtcCGCTTTGTCACCGAGGAGAGCTTCGACTTCGGGTTCCTGTCCCCTTCTGACAG CCgcgaggaggatgatgatgatgaggagaaGGATGAAGCCGGGGGGGCCAGCGGGCGCTGGAGCCCCCTGAGCGGTGCCCGGTTGGAGGAGATGGTGCGGGAGGCCACCCGCCTGGCGGCGCAGCTGGAGAGCTGTCACCTGCCCCCCCCGGGtggtccccgctccccccgttccccccgaagtccccgcagcccccgccgccagACCTTCGTGGTGAAGGACAGCCCCGTGCGGGCGCTGCTGCCCACCGTggagacccccacccccccccgggttgTCCCCGCTGCCACCAACGTCCCCGGCACCCGGAAG GTGTCACCCAGTTGTCACCCCACAGCGGCGCCGAAGGGACCCCCCGGGACCAGGGTGCCCCCCACCAGCCGGGTGGCCCCCCCTTCCCGGCTGTACCCCCCCCAGGGACAGGGGGCTGGGGCCCGGGGCAAATCTGAGCCCCCCCGGGCGGGGACAGCAG gcCAGCCGAAGGCGAGGGGGGGCGCTGGGCCCGTGCCCCCCACTACCCGCCAGCCCCGCGCCAGGGCCACCACCGTCCCCGTCCCCTCCAGCCGCCCCTCGGCCCCCAGTGCCATCCCCAGGGCCCCCACCCGGACCCCGGCGGGGGGGGCACCCGCATCCAGAG GTGGGGGGGCAACACGGGGGGGCCCCCCGACTGCTGGCTCGGGGTGCaaaccgggacccccccccagccgcaTCCGCCCCCCCCGGAAGACGGCGGTGAGCAGCACCCCGAGGtga
- the PPIL1 gene encoding peptidyl-prolyl cis-trans isomerase-like 1 → MAAVPPDSWQPPTVSMETTMGPLVLELYWKHAPRTCKNFAELCRRGYYNGTKFHRVIKDFMVQGGDPTGTGRGGASIYGKQFEDELHPELKFTGAGILAMANAGPDTNGSQFFLTLGPAQWLDGKHSIFGRVCQGMGVLGRLAMVETNAQDRPLDDVKVIKAFPSG, encoded by the exons ATGGCCGCCGTCCCGCCCGACTCCTGGCAGCCCCCCACCGTCTCCATGGAGACCAC GATGGGCCCTCTGGTGCTGGAGCTGTACTGGAAACACGCCCCCCGCACCTGCAAGAACTTCGCCGAGCTCTGCCGCCGCGGCTACTACAACGGCACCAAGTTCCACCGCGTCATCAAGGACTTCATGGTCCAAGGAGGAGACCCCACAGGCAccg GCCGTGGAGGTGCCTCCATCTACGGGAAGCAGTTTGAAGACGAGCTGCACCCCGAGCTGAAGTTCACCG GCGCTGGCATCTTGGCCATGGCCAACGCGGGGCCAGACACCAACGGGAGCCAGTTCTTCCTGACGCTGGGCCCGGCGCAGTGGTTGGACGGGAAGCACAGCATCTTCGGGAGGGTCTGCCAGGGCATGGGGGTGCTGGGCCGCCTGGCCATGGTGGAGACCAACGCCCAGGACCGGCCCCTCGACGACGTGAAGGTCATCAAGGCTTTTCCTTCAGGGTAG